The segment GAGGCTCTACATGGCAATGGCCCTCGGCGACCGGACTCCCGTCCAGGAGATCCTGGCCGGGACACCTCCCATCCCGGCGGTCGCACAGTGGGGCATCTTCGTTCGCAACCACGACGAGTTGACCCTCGAGATGGTCACCGACGAAGAGCGGGCCCTGATGCTCGATACGTACGCCCGCGACCCCCGGGCCCCGCTGAACGTTGGCATCCGGCGCCGCCTGGCCCCCCTGCTGGGCAACGACCCCCGCAAGATCCGCCTGATGCTGGCGCTGCTGTTTTCGTTGCCCGGATCACCTTTCCTCTACTACGGCGACGAGATCGGGATGGGCGATGACCTCGACCTGCCCGACCGCGACGGCGTCCGTACTCCCATGCAATGGGATGACTCACCGAACGCCGGCTTCTCATCTGCCCCACCAGATGCCCTCTACGCTCCGGCCATAGCCGACCCGGTCTACGGCTACGCATCGCTGAACGTGGCCGCCGAGGAGGCCGATCCGGAGTCGCTGCTCCACTGGGTGCGGCGGACAATCGCCACCAGAGGCCGCCACCCGGCCTTCGGGCGGGGTGCCGTCGAATGGATCGAGCCGGCCGATTCGGCCGTTCTGGCGTTCCGGCTGAGCCACGAAGACGACTCGCTATTCGTGGCGGTCAACTTCGCCGACCGCCGTGCGGGGGTAGAGATTCCGTCGGGCACCGACGCCTTCACCGACCGTGCGCTGGAAGGCTCGGTGATCCTGGACCCATACGGTTTTCACTGGGTAGTTCTTCGGTCCCCCCGCAGGGGGGAAAGTACCGCCGCCGCAGACGGAGGTAGAGGGCCTCGGTCCCCCCGCAGGGGGGAAAGTACCGCCGCCGCAGACGGAGGTAGGGGGGCCTCGGTCCCCCCGCAGGGGGAAAGTACCGCCGCCGGCAGGCGGGGGTAGGGGGGCCTCGGTCCCCCCGCAGGGGGGAAAGTACCGCCGCCGGCAGGCGGGGGTAGGGGGGCTCTTGGCAGGCCGACACATCACGCCGGCCGCAGGATCACGCCTTCGTGCGATCTCAGGATGAGTCGCTTCTGCACCGGTCCATCCCGGTCCATGTCGGTCGAGACCTCGATCTCGCCTGGTCCGGTCGAAACCACTCGCTCATCCTCGGTGAAGTTGAGCGCCACGACGAGGCGCTCGGCGCCCAGCGTACGCTCGTATGCGAAGACGCCCTCAGCGGTCCTGAGCGAGCGATACGACCCGAATCGGAGCACATCACTTCCGCGCCGGAACTCCAGCAAGCGCCGGTAGAGGTGCAGCATCGACCTGGGATTCTCGAACTGGGCATCGACGTTCAGCTGCCGGTGGTCGTCGGGGATCGGGAGCCACGGTTTGGCCGACCCAGGCGGCGAAAACCCGGCCGTCGGAGACCCATCCCACGGCATCGGCGTGCGACAACCGTCCCGCGACTCAACGGTGGGTTCCTGCAGCGACCACGGATCCTGCTGCCGGTCGCGCGGGATCTCCGCATTTGTCAACCCGAGTTCGTCCCCGTAGTACAACGTCGGCGTTCCCCGCAGCGTCAGCAGGAGCATGGCCGCCACCCGGGCCTGATCGGCTCCGTACCTTCCCACCAGTCGGCGCTCGTCGTGATTCCCGAGCACGTAATTCGGCCAGCCGCCCTCCGGGACGGACGCCTCGACGGCCTCCACCAGTTGGCGAAAGCGGCCTGCGTCCCACGGCGCCCAGATGAGCGAGAAGTTGAACGGCATATGCAGCTCGTCTAGGTCGTCTCCGTAGTACTTCGCCCATTCATCGAAGTCGAAGATGTGGATCTCACCCACCGTGAACCGATCGCCCGGGTAAGAATCGACGACGGCACGCAGGTCGCGGAACACCCGGTGGACGTCCGGGTGGCCCTTGTCGTACAGGTGGAGTTGTGCGTCGTACTCACCCAACGCCTTGAACGAGGCGTCGACAAACGGGGCCGGAGGGTTGTCGCGCAGCTCAGGGTCCTTCATGATCAAGTGGGCGACATCTAGCCGGAAGCCGTCGACATCGCGGTCGAGCCAGAACCGGACGACATCGAACATCGCCTCTTGCACCTGCGGGTTGCGCCAGTTGAGATCGGGCTGGGAGACGAGGAATGAGTGGAGGTAGTACTGCCCCGTCAATTCATCGAGCCTCCACGCTTTGCCTCCAAAACCGGACAGCCAGTTGTTCGGAGGCGACCCGTCCTCTTTGGGATCCCGCCAGACGTACCAGTCGCGTTTCGGGTTGATCCGTGACGAACGCGACTCGATGAACCACGGGTGCCGGTCGGAGGTGTGGTTCGGCACGAGGTCGATGATGATCCTCAGGCCCCGATCGTGGGCGGACGACAGCAACTCATCGAAATCCTCCAACGTGCCGAAGATCGGATCGACGTCGCAGAAGTCCGACACGTCGTAGCCGAAGTCCTTCATAGGAGATGGGTAGAAGGGCGACAACCAGATGGCATCGACGCCGAGAGTGTCTGAGAGGTAGTCGAGCATGTCGATCACGCCGCGCAGATCACCCACCCCGTTACCGTCGGAATCGGCGAAACTGCGCGGATAGACCTGATAAACGACGGCGCTCTGCCACCAGGTGGTCATGTCGCCAGGCTACGTGGTTCCAAGGCCGGCCCTACTCGTTCTCGACCCTGCGTCACGCCGGCCGTTCAGCCTTGTCTTTCAATCCTTTGGCGAACTGCTTGAACGAGGGCAGCAGATCGGGCATCGACCTCCAGATCGGTTGCAGGAACAGACCGGTGTACTCCTCGCGCATGTCGAATCTCGTCACCGTCTCGCTCTCGGGCGTCAACGTGAACGTCCGTACCCCTTTGAACAGCCCGAACGGCATCCCGCCGGTCCACGTCATACTGGAGGGAACATCCAGCCCTGTCACTCTCACGGAAAACGCACGACCCGGATTGACCTTCGAGTAGACCTTGATCTTGTTGTCGAACGCGATCGAGCCTTCCACTCGTTCGACGCCGGAGTCCCATCCGGTGTATCCGGACGCGTCAACCAGGACGGCCCAGACGGCCTCAGGTGTGGCGTTGATCGTGGCGGTGACCTCGTACGACTCCATGAACGGCTCCTCGAATCAGCGACTCAGACGTATAGACCCTCGATCGCCTCAGCGTAGCGTTCGTGGATCACCCGTCGCTTCAGCTTGAGCGTCGGGGTGAGCTCTTCGCTCTCGGGCGTCCACTCGTTTGGTAGCACGACGAACCGTTTGATCTGTTCGACCCTGGCGACATGTTCGTTCGCCTCATCGACCGCCTTCTGCACCTCGGCCTGGATCTCCGGCAGTTGCGAGAACGATGCCATGTCCGTGTAGGGAATCCCCTGCCGTTCGGCCCAGGCCGGCGCCATGTCTCCGTCGAGCACGACGAGGGCGCTGAGGTACTTCCTGCGGTCGCCGATCACACACGCCTGGCCGACGAGCGGATGATTCTTGATCAAACCCTCGAGCTTGGTCGGTGCGATGTTCTTGCCACCGGCCGTGATGATCAGTTCCTTCTTACGGTCGACGATCGAGACGAACCCGTCGGCATCGATCTCGGCGAGATCGCCGGTCAACACCCAGCCGTCGACGAACGTCTCGGTAGTTTCGTTCGGCATCTTGAAGTAGCCGGCGGTGACATTGCCTCCGGTCATCATCAACT is part of the Acidimicrobiia bacterium genome and harbors:
- a CDS encoding SRPBCC domain-containing protein → MESYEVTATINATPEAVWAVLVDASGYTGWDSGVERVEGSIAFDNKIKVYSKVNPGRAFSVRVTGLDVPSSMTWTGGMPFGLFKGVRTFTLTPESETVTRFDMREEYTGLFLQPIWRSMPDLLPSFKQFAKGLKDKAERPA
- a CDS encoding alpha-amylase family glycosyl hydrolase, with translation MTTWWQSAVVYQVYPRSFADSDGNGVGDLRGVIDMLDYLSDTLGVDAIWLSPFYPSPMKDFGYDVSDFCDVDPIFGTLEDFDELLSSAHDRGLRIIIDLVPNHTSDRHPWFIESRSSRINPKRDWYVWRDPKEDGSPPNNWLSGFGGKAWRLDELTGQYYLHSFLVSQPDLNWRNPQVQEAMFDVVRFWLDRDVDGFRLDVAHLIMKDPELRDNPPAPFVDASFKALGEYDAQLHLYDKGHPDVHRVFRDLRAVVDSYPGDRFTVGEIHIFDFDEWAKYYGDDLDELHMPFNFSLIWAPWDAGRFRQLVEAVEASVPEGGWPNYVLGNHDERRLVGRYGADQARVAAMLLLTLRGTPTLYYGDELGLTNAEIPRDRQQDPWSLQEPTVESRDGCRTPMPWDGSPTAGFSPPGSAKPWLPIPDDHRQLNVDAQFENPRSMLHLYRRLLEFRRGSDVLRFGSYRSLRTAEGVFAYERTLGAERLVVALNFTEDERVVSTGPGEIEVSTDMDRDGPVQKRLILRSHEGVILRPA